Part of the Mangifera indica cultivar Alphonso chromosome 4, CATAS_Mindica_2.1, whole genome shotgun sequence genome, TTCAGAACATAAGGACAAATAGTTTCAGTTTAGACATGTGGCATTCAAGGCACATAAGCAAAATaagagattttatataaaactgcCAGCCACAAGTTAACTAATCTACACCTTTTAGTGATTTCTGATGGAACATGAAACAAAAATGCATGCTTAACTACAAACTAGCATTAGAATTTGAAAGTAGaacacacaaaataaaatgttaaaaccTGTTCGATATCCTTTTCCGCTAGACCAACTCTCTGAGATTCAGCCATTCAAGGTGCCGCACAGCCGTAGAACGAATATCCATTTGAAGAACCACCAATTCTAACGCATTGCATATCATTACCAGTCAATCTCCAACTCTGTCCCAAGAacaacttaattaaaaattagggaaaaaaagataatacaAACACTTCACGAGCTTCTAGGCTTAACTGCATAGAACTGTACATATAAATTCCTTTATCTAGCCCATAACAACAAAAGTGCCACGAAACCTACATTGTAGCTCACGAACTTTACCAAAACTCCACAATTCAACAATGCCACAAAATTAAAACCTCAAAGTGCTTCATTCATCAATTCTAAGTTCTTAAACAGCTCGAGTTGACTTCTTAAAAAcagaaaaccctaaaaattcgagtacattttcaaaattgaacAGAAAAGATGTCAAATCCTCATAATATTTagcataaaaaaatgattagaataaaaaatggaGAGCAACAACGATTGAATTTACCTAAATTGCGCGAAGAATTAACAAAGTCACCACATTATAACAATTTTGCAGAATACGACGTCGTTGAACTCGTAAAGACCTCGAAAATTCGACTGAGAGAAGCGTTAAATTGTCACTCCAAATATGATATGCGGAGAAATGAAGTGCAGCTTCGTTAACGTGGGAGTCTCTGGATTTTGTGCGTTTAATTCAGAAAATATGCATTTAGCTTCGGCTGGTTTATTTCCAAGAGGGAATTAACTGTCAGCTGCCTGTTTGGGGAAATTTCGTTATATTTTTGTGCTGGTAATGACACGTCAGGACCAGAGAGGTCGACTGACAGATGTGCAGATGCTCATTTGGCGTTCCTTGGTTAGCTGCTGAGAAGATGGCTTGCCATGATCCTCTGTATCATCAGAGTTTATTGGTGACATGcatggaaaaaaaattgcagaaaaGAAAGCATAATGAAGATATGGGGTATCTCGCATGCTGAGCGAGCGTACCATCTGAGCTACATGCCCCATGTATTaagttttctaatattttttataatcaacaaagaaaagaaaagtaattgGCCATTTTATCCttcttaagtaaaaatgtctacttttttttattcctaaacaaaaatttcactttttaaaccttcaaataaaaatgttgtaaatattttttaaaacaccAAATTTACCCTTTACTACATCTAGgactggactcgagccgagccaactcgagctcgagctcggctcggctcggttcgagcccgaaacgagccgagctcaagctggctcggattgacttgatagatttttttttttttaaattttttatacaaaacgacgtcgttttgatcaatatatattaaaaacgatgtcgttttgataatgaaaaatgagtcaaacggagccgagccgagccgaatcaAAAACGAGTCGaatcgaaccgagccgagcttgagccgcccatatataaaccgagccaagctcgagctggctgtgagccaagctcgagctggctgcgagccgagctgagctcggctcgaatccaaccctaactacatacattttttatatcattcaaaCATTCACTTTCACTCTTATTTTCACTTAATATTTGATTCTGCGAGTTCGTTtggtagaaaaaaatttatatttttgaattcaaataaaaaaaatcaatttgtgagaaaaaagtatttatacgaatcttaactcaaaacttaattttatttgttaaatctagttcgtATGTTATGTAAAGGGgacattttgatttttgataataatttaagggttaaatgtgttagaaaaatatgagggcattttaatattatacaatgtatgaaagatttaaataaaatgttagaaataaatagatgtattttgatataagataatatattaaagtgttaaatgaaatgttagaaaaatatgaggacattttgatgttaaacattgtaagaaggttttaaatgaaatgttagttatagatagatgtattttgatataagataaaataaaagagtgttaaatgaaatgttaaataattatagggggttaaaaaaatattaaaaaaatatggggatattttgatattaaacattgtaagacagTTTTAAATGTCATATTAGGAGTAGATAGATACTtttcgatacaagacaatatatgagagtgttatagaaatattagataatcataaggggttaaataaaatattaagaaaatatgagggatattttaatattaaacattgtaagatgattttaaataaaatgttaggagtagatagatacatttcaatacaagataatatatgagggtgttaaataaaattttagataattatagagggttaaaaaaatgttaggaaaatatgaagaacattttgatattaaacattgttaGATGGTTTGAAATAACTTGTTATgagtagatagatgtatttcgagacaaaacaacatataagggtgttaaaaaaatgtcagataattataggggttaaataaaattttataaaaatatgagagatattttgatattaaatattgtaagacaattttaaatgacatattagaagtagatatatacattttaatacaaaacaacatataaaggtgttaaataaaatgctagataattataggggtaaaataaaatgttaaaaaatataggggcattttgatattaaatattttaaaacggttttaaatgatatgataaaagtagatagatgcattttaatacaagacaacatataagagtgttaaatgaaatgctaAATAATTGTAGGGggttaaaaaagttaaaaattattaggggtattttgatattaaacattttaaaacagTTTTAAATGATGCTCCATCTTTTGTCGGGGGAATGCtaaagaagatgaggaggaatgtGGATCCAACATATTCGTGTATAGAATAATGTCCGCATACCATGGTCTAGCCTCAATCGATGAAGGTTGGAACAGAAAAGTAACatcattttattcattcaaatatataattcaacctATTTGCTATAACAAAGGTACCaattaactaatcaattaatatttgcaTACCTTATCACcagtgaaaacaatttttatatgaCTCCAACCAAGAACATCTTGCGTATGTCACCTGAATATCTGTGGAGACGTATGAACATCAACCAAATCGACCCAATTATATGGGGTGTCGATCGTCTCATATATCAAATACtgtaatataaacattaatggttaaattaaattcatttttgttcTTACCAATCAATATAGATAATCAGCAAATATACACTTACTTGGAATGCAACAGGAAATTTGTAGATATCATATTTACGCATGTTAGACATTTGGCTAAAGTAGACTCTATCACTCGCTTGAGACATTGATTCgaatgtcatctgccacaccgAAACACCCTAGGGATAGGAATTAAATTCATCTAAGTGATCAACCAATTGGAGATACTCTATAGATACCTTCTTTcatcgatcattccccaacaacaCCATATACAAACAATACAACAAGACCATTTTGATGGCATTGATATTATCATCCCCCCATGACCTAACCATAAAATATGCTCAACATCGTGATACTACACCTTCTAACATCCCTAAAAGTAGGTATCTCTAATCctatatttgaatttagatgAAATTTATGATGAAAGTGTAGTGATCTGGCTGAAGATAGCCTCGTCATCAGTGCAAACTTGAAtgggctaaatctcacatcgacCTCATTTACACTAAACCGAAACTCATCTCAACCTAAACGCTGATATAGTTATTGTAGTAGAAATGAGTGCACCAACACTCCATTGAACTTGATATCTGGTAATTGAAGGTAATGTCCAAAGAACATCCTCTCAAACAATCGCAACTACTCCGATGTCAGTGTAGACCTACTCTTCGACATGGCAGTGCATTAGACACGACATATAACCTTTGCTCGAAAGTGTCATGACTCATCTGGGATTCTTAATTTGCCATCGTCATGTTTTCGTTTATGAGAAATattctataaaataattttaaagtttataagaatttcataaaaaacagatataaaaacagaaatggaaatgacaaatatagaaaaaaatagaccttaaattcaaaaactacatgttaGAATACcctaaaaagatgaaaactaaCAAagcaaaactaaaatttgaaatctacatgttgaaatatcctagaatgtaaaaaaccaaaaaatatgtaaagtacaagtcaaaatattctaaaatgacaaaaaaaaagatctgaatttcaaaaactaaacattgaaattccctgaaataataaaaactaaaaaatggagttgaaatttgaaaagtacatattgaaatatcataaaataacaacaataaaaaaactggattaaaatttgaaaactacacttcaaaaaaccttaaaatgacaaatattgaaaaaaatagaactgaaattcgaaaattacacattaaaatatcctagaatatcaaaaaccaaaaaattatttgaaaatttgaaatttacaagtcaaaatactctagaataacaaaaataaaaaagcgaccctgaattttgaaaactaaaggttgaaataccctaaaataacaaaaactaaaaaatcaatctgaaattcaaaaaatacatataaaaatacactagaattacaataattgaaaaattagactaaattttgaaaactacaagtctaaaaaccttaaaatgacaaatattgtaaaaacaaaattgaaattcgaaatctacatgttgaaatacTATAGAAcgttaaaaactaaaaaatcgcTTGGAAATCCAACAAGTACGAGtcgaaatatcttaaaataaccaaaaataaaaaaatggatcTGAATTTCGAAAATTAAACATTGAAATAGCttagaaacaaaaaaactaaaatatcgatctgaaattcaaaaattacataagaaaacaGGCTtagaaagcacaaaaataaataaacgaacttgaaatttgaaaatgacatGTCTAAGAACTCTTAATTAggaaaaatggatataaaattcgaaaactaaacGTTGAATTAGCTTAGTATAACAAAAACCgaaaaatcaatctaaaatttgataattgcATCATAAAATGGGCCtacaaaagcacaaaaatcaagaaacagatttcaaattaaaaaactacatattgaaaaaccctagaataggaAAAACAGatttaaaattcgaaaactacacaaaaaaaaaacctatgtgtgaaaaatatcaatttaccccttatatattttctactctCACACAGATCTTATAGTTTTCCTTTGCTcctttatcaattttctaatctcccACAGACCTTATagttttgaaaaagttaatttccccTCACCCCTCGGGTTACTGTACATTCCCCACTCCCCCTAGGGATTTGCCTCGCCTCCCATGGGTCCTAATTcttgaaaaagttaaattttcccCCATCCCACAAGTTGTCGTTCCAACCGAAGAGAGATTTAATTCACCCCAAAGAATCTAGGGGTCCCTCGGGTCAGATCTCTGGCTAAATTAACACATTTTCTCcccaaaaatcatcatttcaacccctaattttaacacaaatcaaatttacacatTCTATAACACAATagactttaaaaaattcaaccaaaacaaccaagattcaagacattttatgcattatttaaaatcgaaaccctaaacattcaatgcttaaaatattcatcaaattgtaataatcctaataataaattgattcaaacaagattagagATGTTATACTAACTTTCTTTACCATTTTTTGTCatcgaaaaacacaaaaaagtcaatgaaaatccaaaaaagaaGAGCGAATGTTGCACTGTGGGAGACTTGtgaatttctttgattttcaaCAGTGTACTAGGGGAAATTAGGGtagaaatatgtaaaatttttggtttatatataaagatattttggTCATTGCAGCTAAataagacatttttgcttaatttttaactttttgggcaatttcactTAAACCCCTATTGTTTTGGCCAATTGTTTTAATTTCccataaataaaactaatagcAAGCAAACCATTTTTCATGTGTATATACAGTGTCATAGCAAGTTTATGCCAAAATCGATACGACCAAATTAATTGAAACCTTTTGAGTCTTGCTACTGCAATTTGAGTAAAGATTAAAAATGGTTGAGTTTCGGTTGTGAGTGTGTGAGAGAGATGACTACTTTCTACCATTTGGTTCCAACAATCCAAAATTGTTTAAGGGTTCACTACATGTACATGAAAGGAGAGAGCAATACTCTTATGTGCTACAAAATTAACAATGTTATTTTCAgcctaaataataaatacatataagtCACACTTAATAAAATGAACAATTCTATATACACTTATAATGAATACAAGTTTGGgtataaatgatgatatgtcatcatgtgattgagtgttaatTGATCTTTTAATGTATGCAAATTCTTGTCATTTATGAAGAGCTGAATGTTTATGTTTTATTGCAAGACATCGCTAGTGTATAGGCTGAATGTTAGAATTGGAGAAATTGAGAGGTTGGTGCTCataaatatgaagaaatttGTGTACAAAAATCACAAGTGAGAGTTGCAGGAGATTAATCCATctgcattatttttttaatacagcTGGTTTAACTATTCATCTCTTGTTTTCACAGAGATAttgcttttggttttttttgttCAGATGCAATAGCAGTGGTATGGTAAAAACAGGACCAAACCAATTAACAGGTTTTCTCCAATTCAACTCCACTCTCATTTTCAATGCAATACAACTGGATACACAAAAACAAGACATCATTTTTTGTGGACACTGAAATTCAGTATATATAATCATCATCAAAGATCATATAATTGTTGCTCTTCCTCGTCCTTTCTTCTCTCTCAGCCTGAAAACAGATATGGTCCTCATtggttaattaataaaaaatgcgAACTTCTCCTTAAGCAAATTGCTTTTAGTCATACCTTGGTGATAAGCCTTTCAAATGCTTCTGGTCCATGCTCTTGAATATATCTTTCTGCAGCTGTAAGAACATCATCTGGTTTGCTGAAGAAATCCTTCTTCCGTGGGACATACCAGATTTTAGAAGTTGCACTTTGTGGGTTCATGTAGAAAGGTCTAATGAAGTTCCGATAAACGTATGCTGCCCCATTGAAATGTGGTAATACCAGCCAGCATGTAAGAATCAGCTTGATGTAAAGCCATATCGCAATCCTATATATGAAAAACAAGAGATTTAAACTTTCTCAAGGGTCAACTACAGGGTGTGGAGATTATACAAAAGGACCAACTGCAAGCAGATCATAATAACCAGATAGCTTACAGTTCAAGCACTTTGGCAAAAGTAAGTTCGAAGAGTGTGATCATAGAGTACAGAACCCAATAAGTAAGCCATTGTTGGTCATCAGAAACAGACTTGGTCTCTATAGCCTTTATTGAAGCATATCTGTCAATATAACGCAAACCATGCATGTTAAACAAAACTCCACTACTTTATTCACTCAAGTCTTCAAGTAGCATAAACCTACTTACAGAGGGTAAACAAGTGTGACTAGAGGCctgcatataaagaaaatgtcaGGCAAAACAAGAACAATgcattaactttaaaatgtaGAATGCATTCTATATATGttcaatatttatgataaattcaATCATGTAAAATAAAAGGAGATACATACAAAGCAAGAACATCGAAGTTCTTAGCAACTACTTGGAGAAAATTCCCAGAACCCATTACTTGCTTTTACTGTCTTCGCCAGTGCTAGTGTGAGTGTGGAGGTGGTTCTAGATCTAATTAAGAGAACGTACAAG contains:
- the LOC123214780 gene encoding HVA22-like protein c, with amino-acid sequence MGSGNFLQVVAKNFDVLALPLVTLVYPLYASIKAIETKSVSDDQQWLTYWVLYSMITLFELTFAKVLELIAIWLYIKLILTCWLVLPHFNGAAYVYRNFIRPFYMNPQSATSKIWYVPRKKDFFSKPDDVLTAAERYIQEHGPEAFERLITKAEREERTRKSNNYMIFDDDYIY